ACCCTCACCATGACTGATAAAATTTTCGCCGTAGAGAATCTGTGTGTCGATTTTCAGCAACAACGGGTGGTCGATAATATTTCGTTCCACCTCGGCCAAGAACGCGTCGCGTTGGTGGGTGAATCCGGTTCTGGTAAATCGATTACTGCCAGAGCGCTGATGGGGTTAGTCCGCTCGCCGGGTAAAGTCAGCGCCAAAAAACTGAGTTATTACGCCGATAACCCCTATCAGCAGGGGGAACTTGCCCCTGTTATCGAACACGACTTGACGGCGCTCAAACCCAAACAATGGGGTGCACTGCGCGGTAAAGAGATAGCCATGGTGCTGCAAGACCCTCGCTATGCATTGAATCCAGTGCGAACCGTGGGAAAACAAGTTGAAGAGTCGCTGCTGTTGCACAATGCACTTTCCAGCGCTGACACACATGAGCGAGTCTTAAATGCATTGGCCTCGGTGGGATTAAATGAGAGTGCTTACCATCAATATCCCGGCCAGTTGTCGGGGGGGATGGGGCAACGAGCAATGTTAGCCATCGCATTAGTCAATAATCCGCGCGTCTTAATTGCTGATGAACCTACCTCAGCTTTGGATGCCAAATTGCGTAACCAAATCCTTGAGTTGATCGTCGAACAAACCGAGCAGCGTAAGATGAGTTTGCTGCTGATTAGCCATGACCTGCCATTAGTGTCGGAGCATTGCCACCGCGTATTGGTGATGTATCAAGGCAAACTGGTGGATCAAGGGCTGGCCGCTGAATTGCCGCACTCGACCCATCCTTATACCCATACCTTGTGGGCTTGTCGCCCCAATGCCACCACTTACGGCACTGACTTGCCGGTATTGGATCGCAGCGTAGATTTTTCTGGAGGTACCCGTGGCACTGATTGAAGTCAATAATCTGCGGGTCAGTTTTGCCCTGAAGAATCAAGTCAAAACGGCGGTTGAGTCGGTCAGCTTTGCGGTTGAAGAAGGCGAAACGTTCAGCCTGATTGGCGCATCTGGCTGTGGTAAATCCACCGTATTGCGGACACTAGCCGGTTTGCAGCGGGAGTGGCAAGGTGAAATTAGCTTGCTGGGCAAGCCGTTGCAAGCAGGGCAACGTTTCACCGGTCAACTGCGCAAAGATGTGCAGATGGTATTTCAAGACCCCTATGCCTCTTTACATCCACAGCATAATATTCAGCGCACACTGGGTGAGCCGTTAAAGATTCACGGTGAGCGCAATATCCAGCAGCGAATTGATCAGGCTCTCGCGCAAGTGGGCCTCCCTGCTTCTGCGGCGCAGCGCTATCCCCATCAATTCTCCGGTGGTCAACGCCAACGCATTGCCATCGCCCGCGCCTTACTTTTACGGCCCAAACTGTTGTTACTCGATGAACCCACCTCGGCATTAGATATGTCTGTTCAGGCAGAGATCCTCAATTTACTCAATCATTTAAAACGCGAACACGGCATGACCTATTTGTTGGTCAGCCATGACAGTGATGTTGTGGCCCATATGTCTGAGCGCGCCGCAATGATGGAAAGTGGCAAGATAGTGAGGGAGTTTGCACGGCAGGATTTGGCGCAAGCGGCGCACTTTATGGGGTAACACTTTGTGGCTTAAGCTTTTTCAATGCCCCCTCAGTGTAAGGGAGATAAACCAAGGGGCATTCTTTCAACTTCTCACTTCACAACTGCGACCTACAACACGGAATGTTGAGCGCTACCGAAACATCAGGTATCGGTAAAGAGTCCGTTCCAAATCTTGTTTCATACTGATAAAAACCAGTATTTCCACAGTTTGGCCGTCATAGTCATAGATAACGCGATACTCACTATCAGGGTCCAGCCGTTCACGAAACTGGACCCCGCTATCTGACAATATTGAGTTAAAACGATAGCGGGTCGGATCTTCACTGATCGCCGTGATTGACGATATCAATAAATTATCGACGAATGCTGCGGCTTTAACCGGTCCCATCGTCCCACTTTTAAAGGATTCGATATCTTTAAGAGTCCATTCTGCTGCTGGTGCTATGATGATTTGGGGCATTCCTAACCTCAATCTTACTTGCGTGCTTCACGCAGTTTCCTTAGCGTTTCTTCGGGCGTCATACCCTGCTGATTTTTAATATCCTGCTTGGCCAACATGGTGAGCTTCAAAAGGGCATTTGATTGGCGCTCAAGATTACGCTCCCTGATTTCGGCTTCCCTTTCTGCGGCTGGCTGGACAAACAGCTCGGCGACACCATTTTTTGTCACAAAAACCCCGCCATCAAAAAGATCAGGTGATCCAAGCCCTTCTCTTGCGGCTTTTTGTGACATTGTCGTGGTCATAGTAATTTCTCCGTTGATGACTGCTCATGCTTCAAGCACGCTATCATCAGCTCAAATAAATATCAAATTTATACTAAATTTGTACACGCACTCATGTACAAGAAATCCTCCATCCAATGAGCGACTGCGCAGCAAACACGCTTAACACCGAATTCTTTGCTCTACGTCAATTTTGTTTGCCCACACCTATATATAGTGCTTATAGGAACAAAGACACCTATATGTAGTAGTTATCCACAAAATCATCCACACCCCC
The window above is part of the Yersinia massiliensis genome. Proteins encoded here:
- a CDS encoding type II toxin-antitoxin system RelE/ParE family toxin; amino-acid sequence: MPQIIIAPAAEWTLKDIESFKSGTMGPVKAAAFVDNLLISSITAISEDPTRYRFNSILSDSGVQFRERLDPDSEYRVIYDYDGQTVEILVFISMKQDLERTLYRYLMFR
- a CDS encoding ABC transporter ATP-binding protein yields the protein MALIEVNNLRVSFALKNQVKTAVESVSFAVEEGETFSLIGASGCGKSTVLRTLAGLQREWQGEISLLGKPLQAGQRFTGQLRKDVQMVFQDPYASLHPQHNIQRTLGEPLKIHGERNIQQRIDQALAQVGLPASAAQRYPHQFSGGQRQRIAIARALLLRPKLLLLDEPTSALDMSVQAEILNLLNHLKREHGMTYLLVSHDSDVVAHMSERAAMMESGKIVREFARQDLAQAAHFMG
- a CDS encoding ABC transporter ATP-binding protein, coding for MTDKIFAVENLCVDFQQQRVVDNISFHLGQERVALVGESGSGKSITARALMGLVRSPGKVSAKKLSYYADNPYQQGELAPVIEHDLTALKPKQWGALRGKEIAMVLQDPRYALNPVRTVGKQVEESLLLHNALSSADTHERVLNALASVGLNESAYHQYPGQLSGGMGQRAMLAIALVNNPRVLIADEPTSALDAKLRNQILELIVEQTEQRKMSLLLISHDLPLVSEHCHRVLVMYQGKLVDQGLAAELPHSTHPYTHTLWACRPNATTYGTDLPVLDRSVDFSGGTRGTD